Sequence from the Strix aluco isolate bStrAlu1 chromosome 16, bStrAlu1.hap1, whole genome shotgun sequence genome:
ATCAAAATCGTACCCAGTCTGTCAGAGCTTGAGCACTGctagaggtttattttttttcattcctcttccaagttatttcttcatccttttttccaGTATGATACTGCCTGGTATTATACTGAAATTACTTGGGCCGTACCCGcaaaaaatgtcagtatttcaaTGTTGGTGTCTTAAGATTTCTCACCAGAGGGCAGGAGATTCAGGACCTCACCTTGGCTCCAGCTGGGGGGAAAATGAGGAGAAATGGCTGAGGATTAAAACAAGACGTGCAGTGTGCTTAAGCAGCTGTGCTGAAGCATGCAAACTCAAAACCTACACACATTCAAACAAAGAAGAGGTGTCCAAACACTTTCGCTCAGCATATTCAGGTGAACAGAGGTACACAGACTGGCTGGTCAGAAAACGCTTCAGCAGAGTGTGAGAAAGACTAATTCACAGCCTACAGATGATTATACAGAATTAACTTGCAAGATGAAATTGCTGTTGATTATAGTGGGAGTAGAAACATTAATGTGCCGGCCACATCCTGCAGTTATATGGTATACGGCATGGTGTATATGCACACAGTTATTATTGCAATCTCAGTTAGAAGGATGTAAACCATTTATGTACATAGGCATCTGTCTTTGGAAGAAAGAAGTTGGTACTTTTCTCCCCTCATCATCCCCTCGATAGATGATACTTGAATAATTCTCAAAGTGTCTGGGGAAACACAGGAAGACGTAGTATTGCCTTGATTGATTTTTACTGCTTCTCTTCAATGTTCTGTTGCTGAAGTGTGTAATACTTCACATGCACCCATGATCATGATTTCCACTGCATCTgtgtaagaaaagaaaggaaaggtgattgacagttttgaaaacaagtggtttgaagaggaaaaatgggggggaggggaagcatAGGAAAgacccaagaaaagaaaaaaatatacagaagaaaagTCCAAATGTTTGGCTAAAACAGAAGGAAGAGActtgtagggggaaaaaagcagtcaAATTTGACAATTGTCTTCACGCAGGGGAGAGAACAGTCAAAACTGACCTTACCATAGTGTTTGAGCCTTGGTGATGGAGAATAGACAGTGGTGTTCTCCACTGTAACAGAAGAAGACAAACTGAAGAGCATGGTTGCAGAACAGTAAAATCCATTTTGATCAAGCCAAATGCGAAAAGGTGGTGAATCAGCCAAGATTAAAGATCCAAGAACCTCTAAAGGTTCTTGattaaatggaggaaaaaaggacCAGCATGGATAAATATGACTGAAAGCTGTCAAAAGTACGTGATAAATAAACCCTTGTGGACAGATGAAATCACTTAAGAATGTGGGTTTACGGATGCAAGACTCTGGTGGCTATCCAAGGGCAGGATTCCTTGCCAGTTTCTGACtgatccttttttgttttttcctttcattccttcAGAAGTGTGGGGGCAGCTTGTGCTGAATTGCTTCTTTGGGAAGGTTTTACTCATCTTAATCACAGATCATCAAATGAGCAAACTCATAGGATGAGTAAAGGTTTTTTGATTTCAATTATAAAAAATGATGGCTGAGTAAATAAACCTATTAAAGTATGTATCTTTATTAAATTCCAAAACAGACTTTTCATCAAGATTTACAATTACTTTGCATTGTAAATTCTGTAAGGAGAAGTTGGAGACAATCAAGTAACAGGAAATGATTGCGTTCCCGTCTTctcaaaaaaaacagaaagcagttCTTTGACCGAGAGTGTCTATGCATGCATATGCATAGCTTTAACTTTTGAAGACTTATACTGACAGATGTGGCTGTTGTTTTAGTAACAATATTAAGATCCTGATGATAATTATGTTACACTCTTGGGAGAAAATTAAGTAGTTTCCACGTTCCGTTAAACATCTCACAAACTTGCATTCAGCTATAGTTTGAAATAGGCTTCGGCTTTCTTACTCTTTAGCATTGACATTGTTGCTGCACTTCTAGAAAACAAGGTAAATCTTTATCAGGAAAAAGTGCTTTCCATTCGTATAATAATGACTCTTGTCCAGTGAAGTCACGccattatttataaaatgtcattCAGGAAAACAACTTCTTTATAGACAGAAACATAAAGattttgctccttttctttgAGGGCGGGACAGGAAAAAGAGATCTGTATAGATGTATGTAAAACAGGCATGCTTCTCATTGAATAAATCCATTTCATACGCCCACTGACAAGTTTAGTCATGTGCAGAAGTTATCCGTTACACTCACATAGCTCTTTTTAACACACCTATATCATCATAGTGAATGATCAGTTTCTATGCTACAATTATCTTCTTTGCTAAGCCTATAATGGTGGTGGTGCTTTATAGATTTGCtagaacagaaaaacacatcTAATGCTTTCCCTTGTAAATTTCGTGATTGgttgctgaaaaaaacccttttccttaTCACAGTCCTACTGTGCCTAAACATTTTATGTTTGTCGGGCAGACTCAGAAACCTATGACACTGGCTTAAAGACTGTAACTTCAAAAATAGTTTTGGCATATTTTATTTGCTGGCTCTTTCAGAGTATACTTAGGTCAATTTTATGCATAAATTTAGAAATTTATCGTTTTAATTGATAGTCTCATATGACTATTGGTTCTCAGAAACTCTGCTGTAAGTAGATTAGCAAGTATTATGTCGTAATAGCCTCTGCCTTCATGTACTATTTACCAGCACTGAAAGGAGAGAGATATTTTTTGGCCCCTGATTTAGCTGAAGGTACAGGCTAAATTGTTGCCCTTGCACAAGTCCTTTTGTCAAGAGTCAAACAATTAAGCAACCAGCTGAGAAACAATTGCACCTGGTCCTCCCCACACAGAGGGCAGTACTGGGAACAGCAGGGATGTGTGGCTGTAGTGCCTAACAATGCCAGGAGAACTGAATGGTCCTGGAAGGGACTGAGAAAAATACTAAGTTACACTGTGGCTTAATCAGACCTCAGTACTATCAAGACAAAGAATTAAATGATGACAGGAGATCTTGAACCCTTCTTATATCCTGTAAAGAACAAGCATGAGATTAACTTGAGGGCTTAAGATACAGTTTCTCACCATAATTTTGCTGACGTGCTCTGATGACATGTAAGATAGTAGCATAGCACTTGTGCAAGCAATCAAAGTTGTATAACTACGCTATTGCTTAACAAGGTTACTTTTCTGTTCTGAGGTTGTTTTTCAGATAAGGAGTTTGTTCAACTCTTATCTTACCTGCAGAATGCATAAAACTGAAGTGGAAGTAGGTgctgattttgaaatattttcaaagcgAGATTTTCCTCCATGGTTCATCCCCTCTGTGCTGCCCTGGTCACACCGCAGGTCTGACCCTGGCTGCGTTTGGAGGGCTGCAAGTTCCTCTTGAGGGGCTGCCCTTGTCAGCCCAGGGGAGGTGCAGCCTGGGTCAGAACTGGGTCTGGCTGGAGCACGGCCGGGTTTTGCCAATTGTCAGAGGTGGGAGCGTGCTGCCAGGTAGCATGAGATAGGGCTGGAGCCTCTGTGAACCAGCTCAGAGGCCGAGCTGCGGTAATGCAGGACAGAAGATGATGGAGCCATAGCCAGCTTCCTTGTGGTCTGCCCCTTCTGTCTTGCCAAGCAAACCGCAGTGCAGGACAGTGTGGCccagtttgttttaaaagattattCCGCTCTGGATTTTGAATATATGCAGGGAAACTGCTGCAAAACCTGCTGAGTTAAAAAGCTCAGTAGGAATGTTTCAATGAGATTAAAACAATGCAACACTgatcttctgtttaaaatgtCTTCCATGTGTCAGTCTGGAAGCTTTTCTAAGGCATTCTGGAAGAAAATTTGCTTCCAGACTGATTCATAGATTTGTTAGTAATTAGTTCAACAGCAAAAACTTTTACTTTCTCAAAAGTAGTCACTGAAGCAGCTTAAATCCAGATTTAATGTCCATTAAAAAGGAAACGCTTTAGTGTCAGGGTCTATATCAGTGTTCTGCTTCTCAGAAAGTactgcatttttataaaaaaGAGGCTTTCATTTCTGGGCCAAATTCAAACCGAACTACAAGATGGATGggtaaaatattatttgtgtGGATAAGCTTGATGTAAGCTTATGCTAAATCTGAATATGGCCTTTTGGAGGCTATGGAAGCGGAATTAAACAAAGGATTAGACCAGTTAGGGATGTAAGTTTTGCAAAGGCAAGTGCTAACAAAAGTTTGGATTATCAGTAAGGTGTTGTGTTTCAGAGTTTAAGACAGTCTCTAGctattaaaattacagaatcatgGAAATTGGAGGTGAAAGATATGAAGAGAGTATATTTAGTTGATGATGTTCCTTCCCCAGAGCATATCAACTATACATGTCATTCCTGACATGTTAGGCTACCATGCCATAAAACCCTCCAGTGAAAGATATGCCGTAGCTGCAATGTAACCTATTCTTATATGGCATTCATCTCAATTGTAGAAAGCCCTTTCTAATGTGTGGGATCTCCTCTGTTGCCTTTGAAgcccatatatttttgttttgaatatagTACCAGAGTGTAGATTATTACTGCTTCATGgcaagtatttatatttttgttatcacATTTCTCCATAGTATCTCCTTCTGTTAACTGTTTCTCCAGTCTTCCGGTTTGTTCTCCTAAACCATGTTATGAGATCTCTAATAACTCTTACTGTTATGTTTCTGGACTTTCTCCAACTTGCCCAAGTCTTTCTGAGGTATGGCATGCTGTCCCGAACGGAGTACACTAGCAGATCTAGATCTTATCAGCAGTAAGTGGAGTGTAAGGATTACCTCTTGGGCCTTAAACGTGATACTCTTGTTAATATACAGCTTGCTTTTACAACAGCACGGTGTTGTTAACTCTGgcttattttatattattttctacaGAACAGATTATAATGAAACATTAGAAAAATGCTTTTACAGGAGCACAATAGTGCTCACATTCCCCTGCATAGCCTGTAGAGTCTTCTTCGGTGGCAGTGTTTTCTGGCCATTCATGGAGACACAATCCTGAATTAGACTGGGCCTCCACCAGAAACACAGATAAGTAACTCCCCAGCTTCACTTCCTGAAGACCATGTGAGTTTTACAGCTGTTTTTATCATGAATTGCCCTTATCTGCAAAAAGCTTAATTAGGTGCTATGAAGAACAAGCTGAGAGCAGAGACCTCAGTCATGCTCATCTCCCTCGTGAGGAACTCACCGTGTCTGTGGATTCTGGCATCACCACTGTCTACCCTTCCCTTTTTGTAGGGTCCTCTCTTGTCAGATATGAACCATTCTTGGGAATGGAAGTTTTGTCTGTGCAGCTCACAGTCTTGTCTATCTTGcagaattacattttattgttGAACAAAGATCTCAACATAATATATAAATGTGGTATTTTTGTTTAAGAGCATGTCAGCTGGTAACATTTGAGAACCTCACTGCAGTGAGGCTTGTTGACATATGGCTTGTTGACATAATGGCAATATTTCCAGTAGAAAAAATGGCTGCACTTTGAAATGTATTGGTTAAATAATATCAAACAGTAGAATACTGTAAGAAGTTGTATCTAGTGTAGAGAAAGACAGTCAGTTTAAAATAGGAcagagttttctttttccctacaaatttaaataaatttctttgAAGAGGTAATTCCTTTTACTTGGAGCTGCAGATTGCATTAGATCAtctgatttcttaaaaaaaaaaacaaacccagtcATTCTGTAGCTCTTCATTTCATCTGCTTTGAACCTATACCCATTGATTATTTTACCTAATACATTATCATGCACTGAAAAAAGCAGAACAAGTTCCTTGGAACAGATTGTTTCAGTAAATGTCTTGCTTTCCTAGCGCAGTGCTCAGAAGTACCCCTCTGTGCTAGTTTTCCCTTGAATAATTAACCTCTAGGTTTGGATTTATCTAGCAACAAGAGATCATCATCCTGTGAAAATCCTCTATCTTTTTACAGCTTCAAAAATAGACAAACTGGTCTTTGGAGTTCTTTGTACTGGGTAAACTGTCTTTCATCTCCATCTTACGTATAAGAGAAGAGAggttggaaaaaaagaaaaaatatctggtGAGGCCAGATGACGTAtagctgaggggaaaaaacaggacAAGTGTTCCAGCTGGGAGTCCCTCCATTAGCTCTGGCAAGGAGCAGCCAAAGTGCTTGCCAACATCCAAGTACTGTGTCACCTATACGTGCACAAAAGTAGATCTATTGGCATTCGTACCTGTTACTTTAAATTTACGTTTCTTCCTGTGAAAGCTTAAAGTAGAAATGTTGGCATCTGAAATCCTGTAATCAATCACTGCATCCCACAGGCTCCAGCCCGAGGCTGAGTCGCACTGGCAAGAGAAGGACTTGAAATGACCTGAATCAACCACAAGATGAAACTTGACTTCTTCCTCCCTATAGAACTTAAAGATGCTTTTACAACAGAGTCGTCTGGATTTTTTAAGGTTAAAACAGGAATATTCTATGTGGACAAGGAGTAAATAAATCCCCAAAGGAAATGTGAATGGTTAACTGTTAACTTaggaagaggaaaggaacagTGGAGatagagaaagagggagagaaatgtcTGACTGGAAGCCTGGGCATTTAAGTTCCTACACTTTATTTCTGTTGGTGTAGCTGTACAGGTCGCATTAAAACAGCAAAAGTGATGCTGAGCCGTTTCTTTAGGTGCTACCTCATGTTTATACACGCAACCTcagaaaaaacagcttaaaaatcAGAACAGGAGTTGTGGAAACGGAAGAGATTTAAAATCAGATACTTAAACTCCTTCTCCCCGGGGATTCCCGTGCTGAGCAGACGTGCAATGATCTTTacaatgaaattttaaatttgtgcggaggggtggggggaggaagccTCCCGCGGAGGGGTGCCCTTAACGCGACCTGCGGGCGGGAGGGGAGCCCCGGGGCCGACGCCCCTTAacccttacccttacccctcacCCCCCCGCCCGGCGGCCCGGAGCTCCACGGCCGCCTCGTCCGGAGCCGCCAAACGGTtcccgcgccccccccgcgccgtgcGGCTCCGCCTCCGTTCCCCCCTCCCCGCGGAACGCAGGTGAGCTCGGCAGGTGGGAGCGCAGGACCTCTCCCACCCCCAGGGCTGTAACTCACGGAAAGCTACGAAGACATGTTagcaaaaccaacccaaccccaCTAGTtgtcatctggaaaaaaaccccaacaaactagaagccaccccccccccaaaaaaaaacgcTAAACGGTTTTGCAATCGTTCTGCAAAACGGGCGCGGAGAAGTTGCGCAGCCCCCGCCGGTGCGCCGccccctgggctgggggggggagatCGGGTGGGTGAGGGGGTGCTGGCACCCCGAGAGGCTGGCGGCAGGGGGAGACGGGGGGACCCTCACCGGCGGACGGGCGGCGCGCCGGGGGTTTTCAGTCCGTTCGAGCGCCTTTTCAAACTTTAAAGCTAAAAAATCGCATCAACGAAGCGCCGTCGCCCCGCGGTGACAGCCGGTCCGCGCCGCCGGGGCCGTGCCGTGCCATCGCTCCTGCAAAAACAGCAACGAGGAAAGGCCGGGAGGTCCCCAGGAGAGCTCCCCCACCCGTTCTAAGTAGCGGAACGAGCGACCCGGCCGCGCTCGGCACCTGTCCCGCGGTGCGGCGCGGCCGCGCAATGTGCGCGGGGCTCCGCTTGCTGCGGTGTCACGGCCGGCGACAGCGCGGTACCGGCGTTACTCACCGCGGCCGGTACCGCAACGATGAAGGGCAGCGAGGgcaggggcggggccgcggggggccgggggtcCCGAGGACGGTCagcgcccccgccccccctccgcaGTCCCTGCGCACCCCTCCGCCCAGCCCATCGCTCGGGGCAGCGCCCGGGCGTTCCCTCTGCCGCGGGGCCGCGCACCGCCGGTGCCTGCCGGTGCCATCGCCCCCCCGCAAACGCCCCGCGACCTACGGCGGGCAGGAAAGGAAAGGCGCCCCCAGCCCCCGGCTCTCGGGGGGCGGTGGAAGGGCTTTCCAGCGCAGCCCGCCCGGTCCGCTTCTCCCCGCGCCCGCTCCAGCGGGCAGCAGTCTTCTCCCATCCCCGTGTCGTGTCGCGACTCGCCGTGgccgccccccgcagcccccccccgggcGGGTACTTGCTGCGTCTGGGCAAACACACCGCCCGGGCAAACATCCTGCGCGGGCAGGTGCTGCGCCGCCGCGCCGTGACAGAGGGCCCTCCGCGGGTGATGCATGGGGCGGCGGGCAGCTGCCCGGTAATCCCCGCCGGCGGGGCTCAGCCGGGGGGAGGcgaccccccccttccccggtgCCTCTCCCGCGCAGGCAAAGGCGCTGCACCTGCCCCTAGAGTTgtgtggtggtgatggtgatagtggtgatggtgatgatggtgatggtggtggtttCCTCCAGGACCGCGGAGTTACGCCGCGGACCGGTCCCGGGGGAGGCGGTGCAGGCGCCCGGCGGGGGCACATCGCGGAGAGCCGCTCGCTgccgccgcggggctgcccgCAGGTGCCGAGGGTCCCTCTCCGGGGGAAACGGGGGGGCCCGGGCTGCACCCTTCTGGGGGACACggcgccgggggggcggcggccgcgggtgCTTCTGTGCGCGGAGCCCCTGCCCCGCTGCGCACCCTGCTCGGCCCTCACCCGCCCACCGCGGGACCCCCCCTCCCGCAGCTGCTGTCGGGGCGCCGGGAGGGCGACTGGGTACCACCGGGCTCCCCGCTggagccgcggcggcggccgggagagcggcccggggcggggtgggggggtatCCCGGGGAGGGAGCGGCCCCGCTCTGCAATGCGGTCCCTCTGCTGCAGAGGTCGCCACGCGTGAGCGATcccgcgggggagcggggccgggccgcggccgcgcgGTGTGAATGGTCCCCCCGCTCCTCCGCGGCGCCTCGTGTGTCCCGTCCCCGCCCGTCCCTccgacccccccagccccgccggaaTGTTTTTGTGAATGGGACGCTCACGAAGCGGGGCATGACGTCACCGCCGAGCCGGGCTTGGGCGTCCAAtggcgggccgggccccgccgggcggcCGAAGCGGTGATTGGCTGGCGGCCCCGCGCGGGCGCCCACGCAGGCTGCCGCGGCGGCAGGTATAAAGCGGCGCCGGCGGGTGGTGCGCGGTACCGCGGCTCGGCGGCGCCACCGGCCTCCTCCtccgcgcagcgccgcgcagcTCCGCCCGCCGGTAAGCACCGCCCGCCGGTAAGCACCGCGTCGGCTCCCGGGGCCGGCTCCAGCCGCGGCTCCCTGCGCGGGGCGGCCCGCGTGAGCCCCGTGTCTCTGCGCGGGGCCGTAATGCTCCGCTCACGtgggcacacgcgtgtgcaggGGAGCGGACGGGCGAGGCGGGGGGAGGTTGGTCCGCGGGTCTCTCTGCCTCTCCCCCGCCGAGCCCTCCCGGGGCTGGGCACGTCCCGGGACCCGCGGGGAGCGCGGCGTCCGTCGGGAGGGGCCGCGCCGAGGGTCGGGGGGAGCCACGTGAAGCTGATGTGGCTCGTTTGAGTCTGACACTGATGCTGTGAGCAGAAGGAGCAGCATCTCAAACCAGGTGTTTtcagttacagctttttttttaacaggctttGCTGTTACGACTAATTTTTAACTTACCCTTTTTCTGGTTGCAGAGTAGAAATGCTCTTTGAAATGTAACTACTTAATTTTTATAGTGTAATCTGAACTGGGATATTAGTGTGCTAACTGCCAACAAGCAAACAGTTTCAGGTAAAGTGCTAACACTGGTGCttcattcttaaaaatattaaccacctctttatttttattcttgtgacTGGTATCCCATAGCTGTGCCTGTCCGTGTCAGCCACACTATGACACTGTATGCAGTAGTTAATCAGATGAACACGTTTTCCACTAGTTTAAGGGAAAGTCTGCATTAAGTTGAATGCAGATGCTGTACAGAACTGCAGTTCTGAAAGCCACGTTTTAATCCCCGGTAATAGTGCTAAGTTATCTTAAAACTCtgagaaaaccaaagcagaacagcaataaacaaaagaaatagaaaggtaatattgcattaaaaaaaagctgttagCATTTGTGCTACTTGTGGCTAGGATGACCTCCTTAGTAGACCTTAGAGGATGGAGAGGGTTGGAAAGCAGCCATTGCTTGATGTGCCTCTTTGTTGTAGAGAGGAAATCATGGTTTTGCTGAAGATTTCATCTTTCCTTGCTGTTTATGCCTTGGTTGTGTGCCAGATGGATAGCTTCCAGGCAGCCCCAGTCAGGTAAGAAGCTGGTCCTCTTGCTGAGTGCTATATCTGAACGGTATGAAAATACCTAATATTTTTAGAGATCTAGGAGGGAAATAGGCTACTACAGTGAATGAAAAAGCTGgcctctttttctgctgtttttgaCACTGTGGCTTTTTAATTACATATATAAAGCACCTAATGCTGTGGAGGAGGGTGGCTTCACACCAGTGAAAGACACTCTCAATGACATGCAGTAATGCACGACAAACCCCTCGCTCCTGTGCATGGCTCTCTGCAGTAGTCCGGGTTTTATTCATCCTGTTTTGCTTACCTCTGCTTAGACCTGGCTTGGAGTCTATAACGGATCGAGTGATGCTCAGTGACTACGAAGCTCGGAGGTTATTAAATGCGCTGGTGAAAGAGTTCATACAGATGACAGCAGAAGAGCTGGAGCAAGCCTCTGAGGGGAACAGGTAAGGGCTGCAGTCCTGGggcaggagaagagaaaggggggaatgTTTTGTGTTCGCCATTTAGCAAAAGCCATCTGAGCAGACCCTTTGCaggtcaatctttttttttttattttcttgggatTATGGCTAACTGTGGTCACCTAACTGGTAAAGGATGATACTGCAGAGATGTCCTAATGTTGGTATTGGCAGAATGGCTTCCACCTAGTTAACCTGCTTCTATCTCTCTTTTACAACTGAGAGTGGAGGGCGATTTGAGCTTGAGTGAGGGGGTTATGTTAAAAATATGGCAGCAAAAGGTATGTCTTCCTAGTGGGAGCGTTAGGGGCCATTCAGTCACTCTTGGATTCTCTGTCGTGAAAGTGCATGCTGTTGTAAGGCATGGGAAGTCCCTGGCAGAGGGGACGTGTTCCTCCTAATGCACGCAGCGCTGCCCTCCCCTGTAGACCAAAGGCATGCAAGAGCATTTGCATTACCCTAACAGGATCTGTATTGTGAAGCATGGTGGTGATGTATGAGAGACTGAACAGCATGCTGAATACATGGGAAGTAAAACTTCCTGACCCTTGACTCTGAGCATCCAAAAGGCTAATGAACTTGCTTTTTGACTAAGTTGAATTcattgaaaaatgttttccttctgacTGCATTTGTATGAACTTTCCTTgcatgaaattattattattatttttttaagtttcctaaCTGTTGATATTTATCTAGGGAAGAAATGCATGAACATGCATGTTTGAGATTACTCTTCCTTTgggcatgtttttttttttttcccccctgcagcCTGGATAGACCCATTTCCAAACGCTGTGCCAGTCTGAGTACTTGTGTGCTGGGCAAACTGTCTCAAGAATTGCACAAATTGCAAACTTACCCTCGTACTGACGTCGGGGCCGGAACTCCTGGCAAGAAACGAAATGTGCTGAGTGACCTGGAACATGAACGCTATGCAAACTATGGGGAACCCCTAGGAAACAACTAGACATGCTta
This genomic interval carries:
- the LOC141930742 gene encoding calcitonin isoform X2 translates to MVLLKISSFLAVYALVVCQMDSFQAAPVRPGLESITDRVMLSDYEARRLLNALVKEFIQMTAEELEQASEGNSLDRPISKRCASLSTCVLGKLSQELHKLQTYPRTDVGAGTPGKKRNVLSDLEHERYANYGEPLGNN
- the LOC141930742 gene encoding calcitonin isoform X1; translated protein: MTCSNARQTPRSCAWLSAVVRVLFILFCLPLLRPGLESITDRVMLSDYEARRLLNALVKEFIQMTAEELEQASEGNSLDRPISKRCASLSTCVLGKLSQELHKLQTYPRTDVGAGTPGKKRNVLSDLEHERYANYGEPLGNN